Proteins encoded by one window of Planctomycetota bacterium:
- the surE gene encoding 5'/3'-nucleotidase SurE encodes MRILLTNDDGINAPGLAALRRAACGLGEVAVVAPDTERSGVAHSITLAQPLRIRRIYHGEEFFGFGINGAPADCVKLACREILGALPDLLLSGINLGCNAGINVLYSGTVAAAIEGAMLGIPSVAFSVGEVEKPDFEQAGRVARAVLDLVLASAMPRRTLLNVNIPGSGAGVKGIRLTHQSRTTYHELYEKRLDPWGRAYFWITAELARDYEQEPESDLRALAEGYVSVTPLHYDLTDYEAIPALRARLDRDSPLGVD; translated from the coding sequence GTGCGAATCCTGCTGACGAACGACGACGGGATCAACGCGCCCGGCCTCGCGGCGCTGCGAAGAGCGGCCTGCGGGTTGGGCGAGGTGGCGGTGGTGGCGCCCGACACCGAGCGCAGCGGGGTGGCCCACTCGATCACGCTGGCCCAGCCCCTCCGCATCCGGCGTATCTACCACGGCGAGGAGTTCTTCGGGTTCGGCATCAACGGCGCGCCGGCCGATTGCGTGAAACTGGCCTGCCGTGAGATTCTGGGCGCGCTCCCCGACCTCCTCCTCTCCGGGATCAACCTGGGCTGCAACGCGGGCATCAATGTGCTGTACTCGGGCACGGTGGCGGCGGCCATCGAGGGCGCCATGCTGGGCATTCCCTCCGTGGCGTTCTCCGTGGGGGAGGTCGAGAAGCCCGATTTCGAGCAGGCGGGCCGCGTGGCGCGCGCAGTGCTCGACCTGGTGCTGGCCTCGGCCATGCCGCGGCGCACGCTGCTGAATGTGAACATCCCCGGCAGCGGCGCCGGCGTGAAGGGCATCCGCCTGACGCACCAGAGCCGCACGACCTACCACGAGCTCTACGAGAAGCGCCTGGACCCGTGGGGGAGAGCCTACTTCTGGATCACGGCGGAGCTGGCGCGCGACTACGAGCAGGAGCCCGAGAGCGACCTGCGCGCCTTGGCCGAGGGCTACGTGTCGGTGACGCCGCTGCACTACGACCTGACCGACTACGAGGCGATCCCCGCGCTGCGCGCGCGGTTGGACAGGGACTCCCCGCTCGGCGTGGATTGA
- the dnaJ gene encoding molecular chaperone DnaJ, with the protein MDEPDYYQCLGVDKKATKDEINRAFRKLAKKYHPDRNPGDKNAERRFKEISVAHDVLSDDEKRRQYDRLREARARGFATGDFSDLSDFLRSSGARGAQGGRAAGFDFSDIFSSFFGERPPGGAAGPRRGDDIVQTIEIPFETAINGGTVALRVQRAEACATCRGTGARPGSTPKPCATCRGTGTVQAAQGCFSFSRPCPDCLGRGQRVTNPCPACGGQGRALRLRSLSVKIPRGVQEGARIRLSGEGEPGAGGGPPGDRYLEIHIRPHSLFERHGHDIYSDVEINIVQAALGTTVPVRTLAGEVQLRIPPGTSSGAKLRLRGKGAPTPAGEHGDHYVRIRITAPKNLTQAQADLLRRFAHEARLPT; encoded by the coding sequence ATGGACGAACCAGACTATTACCAGTGCCTGGGCGTGGATAAGAAGGCCACCAAGGACGAGATAAACCGCGCCTTCCGCAAGCTCGCCAAGAAGTACCACCCCGACCGCAACCCGGGCGACAAGAACGCCGAGCGCCGCTTCAAGGAGATCTCGGTCGCGCACGACGTCCTGAGCGACGACGAGAAGCGCCGCCAGTACGACCGCCTGCGCGAGGCGCGGGCGCGCGGCTTCGCCACGGGCGATTTCTCGGACCTGAGCGACTTCCTGCGCTCGAGCGGCGCCCGGGGGGCACAGGGCGGGCGCGCCGCGGGCTTCGACTTCTCCGACATCTTCTCCAGCTTCTTCGGCGAGCGCCCGCCGGGCGGGGCCGCCGGACCCCGCCGCGGCGACGACATCGTCCAGACCATCGAGATCCCGTTCGAGACGGCCATCAACGGCGGCACGGTGGCTCTGCGCGTGCAGCGGGCCGAGGCGTGCGCCACGTGCCGCGGAACCGGCGCGCGGCCCGGCTCCACGCCCAAGCCCTGCGCCACCTGCCGCGGCACCGGCACGGTGCAGGCCGCACAGGGCTGCTTCTCGTTCTCCCGGCCCTGCCCCGACTGCCTGGGGCGCGGCCAGCGCGTGACGAATCCCTGCCCGGCCTGCGGCGGCCAGGGGCGCGCGCTCCGCCTGCGCAGCCTCTCCGTCAAGATACCCCGCGGGGTGCAGGAGGGCGCCCGCATCCGCCTCTCCGGCGAGGGCGAGCCGGGAGCCGGCGGCGGGCCGCCCGGCGACCGATACCTGGAGATTCACATCCGCCCCCACTCGCTCTTCGAGCGCCACGGGCACGACATCTACTCCGATGTCGAGATCAACATCGTCCAGGCCGCCCTGGGCACCACGGTGCCCGTCCGCACCCTCGCGGGCGAGGTCCAGCTCCGCATCCCGCCGGGCACGAGCAGCGGCGCCAAGCTCCGCCTGCGCGGCAAAGGCGCGCCCACCCCCGCCGGAGAACACGGCGACCACTACGTGCGGATCAGGATCACGGCCCCCAAGAACCTCACCCAGGCCCAGGCCGACCTCTTGCGCCGCTTCGCCCACGAGGCGCGGCTGCCCACCTGA